The following coding sequences lie in one Desulfuribacillus stibiiarsenatis genomic window:
- the spoVE gene encoding stage V sporulation protein E, giving the protein MGNEKPTPDYLIVMVTVALLGIGVIVVYSSSAVLSLANSGDSFYFAKRQLLWAIIGVIAMLGIMKYDYWKWQSLAPKILIGCYFFLLIVLIPGIGSVRNGARSWIDLGFMSLQPAEFAKLGTIIFLSYWLSRNQDKITDFKRGFLPPLGICVMTFGIIMLQPDLGTGSVLFLTGMIIIFTAGAKLKHLFGIASLAVPAFVALVFIAPYRIKRLTSFLDPWGDPLNTGYHIIQSLYAIGPGGLMGLGLGRSRQKFFYLPEPQTDFIFSILAEELGFIGGSLVICLFILLIWRGMRVAITAPDLFGTFLATGITGMVAVQVIINIGVVTGSFPVTGITLPFISYGGSSLVLMLCSIGVLLNISKYSR; this is encoded by the coding sequence ATGGGAAATGAAAAACCCACTCCTGATTATCTTATTGTCATGGTAACCGTGGCATTATTAGGTATAGGAGTAATTGTTGTCTATAGTTCTAGCGCTGTCTTGTCTTTGGCGAATTCTGGAGATAGTTTTTATTTTGCGAAGCGACAATTGTTATGGGCAATTATTGGAGTCATAGCGATGTTAGGTATCATGAAATATGATTATTGGAAGTGGCAAAGCCTAGCTCCAAAAATTCTAATAGGATGCTATTTCTTCCTTCTGATTGTGTTAATACCGGGCATTGGATCTGTGCGCAATGGTGCAAGAAGTTGGATTGATCTTGGATTTATGTCTTTACAGCCTGCGGAATTTGCTAAATTAGGAACAATTATATTTTTGTCCTATTGGCTATCTAGAAATCAAGATAAGATTACTGACTTTAAACGTGGGTTTCTTCCACCACTTGGTATCTGTGTAATGACGTTTGGAATTATTATGCTTCAGCCAGATTTAGGAACAGGGAGTGTATTGTTTCTAACTGGAATGATTATAATCTTTACAGCTGGAGCTAAATTAAAGCACTTATTTGGTATCGCATCTTTAGCCGTTCCTGCATTTGTTGCGTTAGTGTTTATTGCTCCTTATCGAATTAAGCGTTTAACGTCGTTTTTGGATCCTTGGGGCGATCCATTGAATACTGGCTATCACATTATACAATCCCTATATGCTATTGGACCTGGGGGGCTAATGGGGTTAGGATTAGGACGTTCTAGGCAGAAATTCTTTTATTTGCCAGAACCTCAAACGGACTTTATTTTTTCTATATTAGCAGAAGAATTGGGTTTTATTGGTGGGTCATTAGTGATATGCTTATTCATATTATTGATATGGCGTGGAATGAGAGTAGCAATCACTGCACCAGACTTATTTGGGACCTTTTTAGCGACAGGTATTACTGGAATGGTGGCAGTTCAAGTCATTATCAATATCGGTGTTGTTACAGGATCATTTCCCGTTACAGGGATTACTTTGCCTTTTATTAGCTATGGAGGCTCTTCATTAGTGCTAATGCTATGTAGTATTGGGGTGCTGCTGAATATATCGAAATATTCTAGGTAG
- the murG gene encoding undecaprenyldiphospho-muramoylpentapeptide beta-N-acetylglucosaminyltransferase, giving the protein MRVLLTGGGTGGHIYPALSLANHIKKQVPQTEFLYVGTSKGLEADIVPKAGMPMMHVEVSGFKRSLSLTNFKTVYQFLAACRKAKQIIQTFKPDVVVGTGGYVSGPIVYTASRMGLPTMIHEQNAIPGLTNKFLSRFIDVVAVSFPESLEQFPKAKKVVLTGNPRATEVIHADPQKGVESLGLSSILPLVIVVGGSRGARAINEAVEGWLTTDIDLPFQVLFVTGSVHFDKINKTQKAVDISKNVIRLPFVYNMPEVLASADLVIARAGATFLAEITSLGVPSILIPSPHVTNNHQYHNAKALENAGAAIVIEEKGLTAQRLKQKVYELVGNDQRIAQLKVSAKKLGLPEAADRMTYEILKLVRKA; this is encoded by the coding sequence ATGCGCGTGTTATTAACTGGTGGGGGAACAGGTGGTCATATCTACCCTGCATTATCTTTAGCAAATCATATTAAAAAACAAGTTCCTCAAACAGAGTTTTTATATGTAGGTACTTCTAAAGGATTAGAGGCAGATATCGTTCCAAAAGCAGGGATGCCAATGATGCATGTAGAGGTATCGGGTTTTAAACGCTCTTTATCACTTACTAATTTTAAGACTGTGTATCAATTCTTAGCTGCATGTAGGAAAGCAAAACAAATCATTCAGACATTTAAACCTGACGTAGTAGTTGGAACTGGTGGTTATGTGTCTGGCCCTATCGTCTATACAGCTAGTCGCATGGGTTTACCAACGATGATTCACGAACAAAACGCAATACCAGGGTTAACAAATAAATTTCTATCACGTTTTATAGATGTAGTTGCAGTAAGCTTCCCAGAAAGTTTAGAGCAATTTCCAAAAGCTAAGAAGGTAGTACTTACAGGGAATCCAAGAGCAACGGAAGTGATTCATGCAGATCCCCAAAAAGGCGTAGAGTCATTAGGGCTAAGTAGTATACTGCCGCTTGTCATTGTAGTAGGTGGAAGTCGTGGGGCGAGGGCAATCAATGAAGCTGTTGAGGGTTGGCTTACCACAGATATAGATTTGCCTTTTCAAGTGCTATTTGTTACGGGTAGTGTGCATTTCGACAAAATAAATAAAACGCAAAAAGCTGTAGATATCTCAAAGAATGTAATAAGACTTCCTTTCGTCTATAATATGCCAGAAGTGTTAGCCAGTGCAGATTTAGTAATTGCGCGGGCAGGGGCAACATTCCTAGCAGAAATCACATCTTTAGGTGTTCCTTCTATCTTAATCCCATCACCACATGTTACGAATAACCATCAGTATCACAATGCGAAAGCTTTAGAAAATGCTGGCGCAGCTATTGTCATTGAAGAGAAAGGGTTAACGGCCCAGCGTTTAAAGCAAAAAGTGTATGAACTGGTTGGCAATGATCAGAGAATCGCCCAATTAAAAGTATCAGCAAAGAAACTCGGATTGCCAGAAGCTGCAGACCGTATGACATATGAAATACTAAAACTTGTTCGAAAAGCATAG
- the murA gene encoding UDP-N-acetylglucosamine 1-carboxyvinyltransferase: protein MERLVIRGGNSLQGSLRVHGSKNAALPILAASVLVDEPCTISGVPNLLDIQAMINILKSLGMEVVQENDRVNILNAKVSTTNVPDELMRKMRSSIFLMGPLLAKYGSVTVSRPGGCAIGSRRIDLHLNGLKALGASIIEVNGFIHCEAKRLRGADIYLDFPSVGATENIMMAASMAEGVTEIINPAREPEIIDLANFINSIGGRIEGAGTDRITIYGKSKLNSNQGHIHYEVISDRIVAGTIMVGAAMTNGDVIIENANPVYLSSVISKLKQVGAEVIIKDHSIRVIGPKELDKIDRIVTAPYPGFPTDMQPQLMSMLTIAKGTSIIKESVFEERFKHVEQLLRMGAKINVDLNLAFIRGVERLQGSTVKATDLRAGASLVLAGLVAEGETEIESVYHIDRGYENIEGMFRKLGADITRK from the coding sequence TTGGAAAGATTGGTCATCCGTGGTGGGAACTCGCTACAAGGTAGTTTGCGCGTACATGGTTCTAAAAATGCGGCGCTACCGATACTAGCAGCTTCAGTTTTAGTTGATGAACCTTGTACAATATCAGGAGTACCAAATCTACTGGATATACAAGCGATGATCAATATCTTGAAATCACTGGGTATGGAAGTGGTTCAAGAAAATGATAGAGTCAATATTTTGAATGCAAAAGTCAGTACTACAAATGTACCTGACGAATTGATGAGAAAAATGCGTTCCTCAATTTTTCTTATGGGTCCACTTTTGGCAAAGTACGGCAGTGTTACTGTATCGCGGCCTGGTGGATGTGCCATAGGGAGTCGCCGAATTGACTTACATTTGAATGGATTGAAAGCTTTAGGTGCGAGTATCATCGAAGTGAATGGATTTATTCATTGTGAAGCGAAAAGGCTCCGAGGTGCTGATATATATTTAGATTTCCCAAGCGTTGGAGCCACAGAGAATATTATGATGGCAGCATCAATGGCAGAGGGTGTTACAGAAATTATCAACCCTGCTAGAGAACCAGAAATAATTGACTTGGCGAACTTTATAAACTCCATCGGCGGAAGAATCGAAGGAGCCGGAACAGACCGCATAACAATTTATGGTAAGAGCAAGTTGAATAGCAATCAAGGACATATTCATTATGAAGTAATCTCTGATCGGATTGTTGCAGGTACTATTATGGTGGGTGCTGCGATGACAAACGGGGATGTTATAATTGAAAACGCTAACCCTGTATATCTAAGTTCAGTAATTAGCAAATTAAAGCAAGTAGGTGCAGAGGTTATTATTAAGGACCACTCTATTCGTGTGATTGGGCCTAAGGAACTAGATAAAATAGATAGAATTGTCACGGCACCATATCCAGGTTTCCCAACGGATATGCAGCCACAGTTGATGTCGATGCTAACGATTGCCAAGGGAACGAGCATTATTAAAGAGTCAGTCTTTGAAGAGCGTTTTAAGCATGTGGAACAATTATTACGAATGGGCGCTAAGATTAATGTTGATTTAAATCTAGCATTTATTCGTGGGGTTGAACGATTACAAGGCTCAACGGTTAAAGCGACTGATTTACGTGCTGGAGCATCTCTAGTATTAGCAGGTTTAGTTGCTGAAGGAGAGACGGAAATAGAGTCAGTGTATCATATAGATAGAGGATATGAGAACATTGAAGGAATGTTTAGGAAATTAGGAGCAGATATAACCAGGAAATAA
- a CDS encoding cell division protein FtsQ/DivIB codes for MSYRPYEEYDGNPPRELLINSKPKKKWLLSLILLTFFLILAIVVFLYSPFSKINKINISETELVSEELILQATRVIPGDSFLKVNTGKIEETIVKLRPVKDVEATFIFPGVLEIKVVEKEVVGYIYQENHTLLPLLEDGTILTAQQSFVRSRPLIGNTNESNIYKIANQLKDIPIPVMISLSEISVKDSSEVIVYTKDGYELHIPLNQLKDKLLLYKDIMEDLEHIENDEGVIYMSDAIWYISYEDFKKDVEEKNKENSN; via the coding sequence ATGTCTTATAGACCTTATGAGGAATATGATGGGAACCCGCCTAGAGAACTATTAATAAACAGTAAGCCTAAGAAAAAATGGCTGTTATCTTTAATTTTACTAACATTTTTTCTTATTCTGGCAATCGTAGTTTTCCTGTATTCTCCGTTCTCAAAAATTAACAAGATCAATATATCAGAAACTGAACTAGTTTCAGAGGAGTTGATTTTGCAAGCAACGCGCGTAATTCCAGGAGATAGCTTTCTAAAAGTAAACACGGGAAAAATTGAGGAAACGATTGTAAAGCTAAGACCCGTGAAAGATGTAGAAGCTACATTTATATTTCCTGGAGTACTAGAAATCAAAGTTGTAGAGAAAGAAGTCGTCGGGTATATCTATCAAGAGAATCATACACTACTGCCATTATTAGAAGATGGTACGATTTTAACCGCACAGCAAAGTTTTGTAAGGTCGAGACCGTTGATTGGGAACACCAATGAGTCGAATATTTACAAAATTGCAAATCAGTTGAAAGATATTCCTATCCCTGTTATGATTTCTCTATCAGAAATATCCGTTAAAGATTCTAGTGAAGTAATCGTTTACACGAAAGATGGTTATGAGTTACATATTCCGCTTAATCAACTAAAGGACAAGCTTTTATTATACAAGGATATTATGGAAGACTTAGAACATATTGAGAATGACGAAGGAGTTATTTATATGTCAGATGCAATATGGTATATTTCGTATGAGGACTTTAAAAAGGATGTAGAAGAGAAAAATAAAGAAAATAGTAATTAA
- the ftsA gene encoding cell division protein FtsA, with protein sequence MTIQNPVVSLDIGTSAIRVVIGEAKNGTIHIVGVGSAPSRGIKNGAIVDIEQTVLSIEEAVNKAEQMVGIQIESVFVGINGNHIQLTASHGVVAVGNPDKEITEEDVERVINAAKVISIPPERAIIDVIPQQYVVDGLDGIQDPRGMLGVRLEVNATIVTGSKTILHNIRRCVEKAGLQVAHFVLASMAAGTIALKKDERELGAILIDLGAGGANIAIFEKGALVRTAVIPVGGNYLTHDIAYGLKTEMENAELIKVKHGCALVSLADEEEVFKVNRLGTKKEYDLNQEELAMIIEPRLQEIMQLILKEINKLGYSNDITAGFFFTGGVANMKGIAELAEIELDAPVQISMPNYLGVKDSTFTTGVGIIKYATEQGLIRNHKYKPSSKLPSGVQADNLVQKIKDWFKDFL encoded by the coding sequence TTGACTATACAGAACCCCGTTGTGAGTTTAGATATTGGAACATCAGCAATTCGTGTTGTTATAGGAGAAGCGAAAAATGGCACAATTCATATCGTCGGGGTGGGTTCTGCGCCATCTCGAGGAATTAAAAATGGTGCTATTGTTGATATAGAGCAGACCGTTTTATCTATTGAAGAAGCTGTCAATAAGGCAGAACAAATGGTAGGCATACAAATCGAATCTGTATTTGTAGGAATTAACGGAAACCATATTCAACTTACTGCTTCTCATGGAGTGGTAGCTGTAGGAAACCCTGATAAGGAAATCACAGAAGAAGATGTAGAACGAGTCATTAATGCTGCTAAAGTGATTAGTATACCACCGGAGCGTGCAATCATTGATGTGATTCCTCAGCAGTATGTTGTTGATGGTTTAGATGGAATACAAGATCCACGTGGAATGTTAGGTGTTCGTTTAGAAGTAAATGCAACAATTGTTACCGGCTCTAAAACAATATTACATAATATTCGACGTTGTGTGGAAAAGGCTGGTTTACAAGTTGCGCATTTCGTACTTGCATCTATGGCTGCCGGTACGATTGCTTTGAAGAAAGATGAAAGAGAACTCGGTGCTATTTTAATAGATTTAGGTGCAGGTGGTGCGAATATTGCTATCTTTGAAAAAGGAGCTTTAGTGCGTACTGCTGTGATTCCAGTGGGTGGGAATTACTTAACTCATGATATTGCTTATGGGTTAAAAACAGAGATGGAAAATGCAGAGTTAATTAAAGTGAAGCATGGCTGCGCATTGGTGAGTCTAGCAGATGAGGAAGAAGTTTTCAAAGTTAATCGTTTAGGCACGAAAAAGGAATATGACTTGAATCAAGAAGAACTGGCTATGATTATTGAGCCAAGATTGCAAGAAATTATGCAGCTTATTCTTAAGGAAATTAATAAGCTTGGCTATAGTAATGATATTACTGCAGGATTCTTCTTCACTGGTGGAGTCGCAAACATGAAGGGAATCGCTGAGTTAGCAGAGATTGAACTTGATGCGCCAGTCCAGATTTCAATGCCAAACTATCTTGGGGTAAAAGATTCTACCTTTACTACTGGAGTAGGAATTATTAAGTATGCTACGGAACAAGGACTTATTCGTAATCATAAATATAAGCCAAGCAGTAAGCTTCCAAGTGGAGTGCAAGCGGATAATCTAGTTCAAAAGATCAAGGATTGGTTTAAGGATTTCTTATAA